The proteins below are encoded in one region of Aquisphaera giovannonii:
- a CDS encoding DUF1559 domain-containing protein: MPARSSRPGFTLIELLVVIAIIAILVALLLPAVQAAREAARRSQCANNLRQIGLALQNYHAAVSSFPVGFLYPTGKVPPTTSPLQYRWSALAQMTPYLEQSSLFHAINFDFPLAYRPPAASPFWPFYPANTTAMATRVGTFLCPSDGAQAPSEDSGPTNYAFCTGDGSGGGDATAADGTFILGPAISLAALTDGSSSTAAASEQLLGIAGPYSQTTPTPIPAPTARAFARVAAGPLTDEACAGAPSGWLLNKGAGWWDGNYLNTLYNHHEPPNSPRPDCITYHNPGWKAGRSLHPGGVDALFCDGHVSFVRDGIAPATWRALATRSGGEAVSSDAF, encoded by the coding sequence ATGCCGGCAAGAAGTAGCCGCCCCGGGTTCACGCTGATCGAGCTGCTGGTGGTCATCGCCATCATCGCGATCCTCGTCGCGCTCCTGCTCCCCGCGGTGCAGGCGGCGCGCGAGGCCGCGAGGCGATCCCAGTGCGCGAACAACCTGAGGCAGATCGGGCTGGCGTTGCAGAATTACCACGCGGCGGTGAGCAGTTTCCCGGTCGGATTCCTCTACCCGACCGGGAAGGTCCCGCCGACGACCTCGCCGCTCCAGTATCGCTGGTCGGCGCTGGCGCAGATGACGCCATATCTGGAGCAATCGTCCCTCTTCCACGCGATCAACTTCGACTTCCCCCTCGCCTACCGGCCCCCGGCCGCCTCGCCATTCTGGCCATTCTACCCGGCCAACACGACGGCCATGGCCACGCGCGTGGGCACCTTCCTCTGCCCGAGCGACGGGGCGCAGGCGCCGTCGGAGGACTCCGGGCCGACGAACTACGCCTTCTGCACCGGCGACGGCTCCGGCGGGGGCGACGCGACGGCCGCCGACGGCACCTTCATACTAGGCCCCGCGATCTCGCTGGCCGCCCTGACGGACGGCTCGAGCTCCACGGCGGCCGCCTCGGAGCAGCTCCTCGGCATCGCCGGGCCGTACTCGCAGACCACGCCGACGCCGATCCCGGCCCCGACCGCGCGGGCCTTCGCCCGCGTGGCGGCCGGCCCGCTGACCGACGAGGCCTGCGCCGGGGCCCCCTCGGGCTGGCTCCTGAACAAAGGGGCAGGCTGGTGGGACGGGAATTACCTGAACACCCTGTATAACCACCACGAGCCGCCCAACTCGCCGCGGCCCGACTGCATCACGTATCACAATCCCGGATGGAAGGCCGGGCGGAGCCTCCACCCGGGCGGCGTGGACGCGCTCTTCTGCGACGGCCACGTCTCCTTCGTCCGCGACGGAATCGCCCCGGCGACCTGGAGGGCCCTGGCGACCCGGTCCGGGGGCGAGGCCGTCTCGTCGGACGCCTTTTGA
- a CDS encoding PQQ-dependent sugar dehydrogenase — translation MIPIDVKAWRLFSFALLAGAAGAAALADEAKTRTGKEALGDYSTDAPGVRRKITTADLATPYDTPSANNHPHVVRRPEGAWPKAPAGFEVTEFATGLREPRVIVRAPNGDLFVAESGGNRLRVLRDSDGDGKPELSEVFATGLERPFGIAFFPPGPEPTHVYVGNTGSVVRFPYKNGDVKATGPAEKIVPNIPTGREQVGGGGHWTRDLEFSPDGRTLYVSVGSRSNVSDDSSENRRADILAFDPDGKNERVFAWGIRNPVGLATHPVTKEIWTSVNERDGLGDHLVPDYITHVQEGGFYGWPWYYVGPNEDPRHAGKHPELKDKVIVPDVLVQSHSASLDLAFYDGDQFPAEFRNDLFAAEHGSWNRARRTGYKVVRVPFKDNKATGEYEDFLVGFVTPEGNVWGRPVGVAVAKDGSLMVTDDGSGTVWKVTYAGKK, via the coding sequence ATGATCCCGATTGATGTGAAGGCATGGCGCCTCTTCTCCTTCGCCCTTCTCGCGGGCGCGGCCGGCGCGGCCGCCCTCGCCGACGAGGCGAAGACCCGCACGGGCAAGGAGGCGCTCGGCGATTATTCCACGGACGCCCCGGGCGTCCGCCGCAAGATCACGACGGCCGACCTGGCGACCCCCTACGACACGCCGTCGGCCAACAACCACCCGCACGTCGTGAGGCGCCCCGAAGGGGCCTGGCCCAAGGCGCCGGCGGGCTTCGAGGTGACGGAGTTCGCCACCGGCCTGCGCGAGCCCCGCGTCATCGTCCGCGCCCCCAACGGCGACCTTTTCGTGGCCGAGAGCGGCGGGAACCGGCTCCGCGTCCTTCGCGACTCCGACGGCGACGGCAAGCCCGAGCTGAGCGAGGTCTTCGCCACCGGCCTGGAACGCCCGTTCGGGATCGCCTTCTTCCCGCCCGGGCCCGAGCCGACGCACGTCTACGTGGGCAACACCGGGTCGGTCGTCCGCTTCCCCTACAAGAACGGCGACGTCAAGGCGACGGGGCCGGCCGAGAAGATCGTCCCCAACATCCCGACCGGGCGCGAGCAGGTCGGCGGCGGCGGCCACTGGACCCGCGACCTGGAATTCTCGCCCGACGGCCGGACCCTGTACGTCTCGGTCGGGTCGCGTTCGAACGTCTCCGACGACTCCAGCGAGAATCGGCGCGCCGACATCCTCGCCTTCGACCCCGACGGCAAGAACGAGCGCGTCTTCGCCTGGGGCATCCGCAACCCGGTCGGGCTGGCCACGCACCCGGTGACGAAGGAGATCTGGACCTCCGTCAACGAGCGAGACGGCCTGGGCGACCACCTCGTGCCGGACTACATCACCCACGTGCAGGAGGGCGGCTTCTACGGGTGGCCCTGGTACTACGTCGGGCCGAATGAGGATCCGCGGCACGCGGGCAAGCACCCTGAGCTGAAGGACAAGGTGATCGTCCCCGACGTGCTCGTGCAGTCGCACTCGGCCTCGCTGGACCTGGCCTTCTACGACGGCGACCAGTTCCCGGCCGAATTCCGCAACGACCTCTTCGCCGCCGAGCACGGCTCGTGGAACCGCGCCCGCCGCACCGGGTACAAGGTGGTCCGCGTCCCGTTCAAGGACAACAAGGCGACCGGCGAGTACGAGGACTTCCTCGTCGGCTTCGTCACGCCCGAGGGCAACGTCTGGGGGCGCCCGGTGGGCGTGGCCGTCGCCAAGGACGGCTCGCTGATGGTCACCGACGACGGCTCGGGCACCGTCTGGAAGGTGACCTATGCCGGCAAGAAGTAG